The Phosphitispora fastidiosa genome has a segment encoding these proteins:
- a CDS encoding DUF1127 domain-containing protein → MSLGEWNDQMLHDIGVTRGDLHSALGTSLLEDPSEKLGALADVRARLRAARSIS, encoded by the coding sequence TTGAGCCTCGGTGAGTGGAACGATCAAATGCTGCATGATATCGGTGTCACGCGCGGTGATCTGCATTCGGCCCTTGGCACGTCGCTGCTTGAAGATCCGAGCGAAAAACTGGGCGCATTGGCCGATGTACGGGCCCGTTTGCGCGCAGCACGCTCGATC